One region of Mus musculus strain C57BL/6J chromosome 3, GRCm38.p6 C57BL/6J genomic DNA includes:
- the Zfp687 gene encoding zinc finger protein 687 isoform X1 — translation MGDMKTPDFDDLLAAFDIPDIDANEAIHSGPEENEGPGGQGKPEPSVGGDSKDREEAAAAENDPESPAEASDHGLPQPPDTSTVSVIVKNTVCPEQSESLTGDSGEEETKAGGITKEGPVGSCLMQNGFGGPEPSLSENPHSSAHASGNAWKDKAVEGKTCLDLFAHFGSEPGDHPDPLPPEPSQPRGGDMAPPPFSTPFELAPENGSTLLPPASLLPQGALKQESCSPHHSQGLTQRGPGSSPETAGIPASVSPPQVAGVSFKQSPGHQSPPASPVKAPSCKPLKEEDEGTVDKSPPRSPQSPSSGAEAADEDSNDSPTSSSSSRPLKVRIKTIKTSCGNITRTVTRVPSEPDPPAPLAEGAFLAETSFLKLSPVTPTPEGPKVVSVQLGDGTRLKGTVLPVATIQNASTAMLMAASVARKAVVLPGGNATSPKTMTKSVLGLVPQTLPKAEVRTGFSLGGQKVNGASVVMVQPSKSATGPGTAGGSVISRTQSSLVEAFNKILNSKNLLPAYRPNLSPPAEAGLALPPTGYRCLECGDAFSLEKSLARHYDRRSMRIEVTCNHCARRLVFFNKCSLLLHAREHKDKGLVMQCSHLVMRPVALDQMVGQPDITPLLPVAVPPVPGPLALPVLGKGEGAVTSSTITTVATEAPVLPLPTEPPAPPTASVYTCFRCLECKEQCRDKAGMAAHFQQLGPPALGSTSNVCPSCPMMLPNRCSFSAHQRTHKNRAPHVCPECGGNFLQANFQTHLREACLHFSRRVGYRCPSCAVVFGGVNSIKSHIQASHCEVFHKCPICPMAFKSAPSAHAHLYSQHPSFLTQQAKLIYKCAMCDTVFTHKPLLSSHFDQHLLPQRVSVFKCPSCPLLFAQKRTMLEHLKNTHQSGRVGEEAVGKGAGGALLTPKTEPEELAVSQAEAAPATEESSSSSEEELPSSPEPPRPTKRARRGELGNKGIKGGGGGPGGWTCGLCHSWCPERDEYVTHMKKEHGKSVKKFPCRLCERSFCSAPSLRRHVRVNHEGIKRVYPCRYCTEGKRTFSSRLILEKHVQVRHGLPLGTQSSGRGGSLARGSGGRAQGPGRKRRQSSDSCSEEPDSTTPPAKSLRGGPGSGGHGPLRYRSSGSAEQSLVGLRVDGGTQQCLDCGLCFASPGSLSRHRFISHKKRRAGGKASVLGLGDGEEAAPPLRSDPEGGDSPLPAPGDPLTCKVCGKSCDSPLNLKTHFRTHGMAFIRARQGGSGDN, via the exons ATGGGGGACATGAAGACCCCTGATTTCGATGACCTCCTTGCTGCTTTTGACATCCCTGACATTGATGCAAATGAAGCCATTCACTCTGGGCCAGAAGAAAATGAGGGACCAGGAGGCCAAGGGAAGCCAGAACCCAGTGTAGGAGGAGATTCTAAAGacagagaagaagcagcagccgcTGAGAATGACCCTGAGAGTCCAGCTGAGGCCTCTGATCATGGCCTTCCACAACCACCGGATACTTCTACAGTCAGCGTCATTGTCAAGAACACAGTGTGTCCAGAGCAGTCCGAGAGCCTGACTGGGGATTCAGGAGAGGAAGAGACCAAGGCTGGGGGTATAACTAAGGAAGGACCTGTGGGGTCTTGTCTGATGCAGAATGGGTTTGGGGGTCCTGAGCCCTCTCTCTCAGAAAACCCCCATTCTTCAGCACATGCCAGTGGGAATGCCTGGAAAGACAAAGCTGTGGAAGGCAAAACATGCTTGGACCTCTTTGCTCATTTTGGGTCTGAACCAGGAGACCACCCAGATCCCCTACCTCCAGAACCTTCCCAACCTCGGGGTGGTGACATGGCCCCACCTCCTTTCTCCACTCCTTTTGAACTGGCCCCAGAAAATGGCTCAACCCTGCTTCCTCCTGCTTCACTCTTGCCTCAAGGGGCCTTGAAACAGGAAAGCTGCAGCCCTCACCATTCCCAGGGCCTAACCCAGAGAGGCCCAGGCTCCAGCCCCGAGACAGCAGGCATCCCTGCCAGTGTCTCTCCCCCGCAGGTGGCTGGGGTGTCCTTCAAGCAGTCTCCAGGACACCAGAGTCCTCCTGCTTCCCCTGTCAAGGCACCCAGCTGTAAACCCctgaaggaagaagatgagggaACAGTGGACAAGTCTCCCCCAAGAAGTCCCCAGAGTCCCTCTAGTGGAGCTGAGGCTGCAGATGAGGACAGCAATGATTCCCCTACCTCCTCCAGCTCTTCTAGGCCCCTCAAGGTGCGGATCAAGACTATTAAAACATCCTGTGGGAATATCACAAGAACTGTAACCCGGGTCCCCTCAGAACCCGATCCTCCTGCCCCTTTGGCCGAGGGGGCTTTCCTGGCCGAGACTAGCTTCCTGAAACTGTCCCCTGTAACTCCAACCCCCGAAGGTCCAAAGGTGGTGAGTGTCCAATTGGGTGATGGCACGAGGCTGAAAGGTACAGTGCTGCCTGTGGCCACCATCCAGAATGCCAGCACTGCCATGCTCATGGCAGCCAGTGTAGCCCGCAAAGCTGTGGTTCTACCAGGGGGGAATGCCACCAGCCCCAAAACTATGACTAAGAGTGTGTTAGGTCTGGTGCCCCAAACTCTGCCCAAGGCTGAGGTACGGACAGGGTTTAGCCTTGGGGGGCAGAAGGTAAATGGTGCCTCAGTGGTGATGGTACAGCCTTCCAAGTCTGCTACTGGGCCAGGCACAGCAGGTGGCTCGGTGATCTCCCGAACCCAGTCCAGTCTGGTAGAGGCCTTCAACAAGATCCTCAACAGCAAGAACCTGCTGCCTGCTTATAGACCAAACCTGAGTCCGCCAGCTGAGGCTGGTCTGGCCCTGCCTCCAACAGGCTACCGCTGCCTTGAGTGTGGAGATGCCTTCTCTCTGGAGAAGAGCCTGGCACGGCACTATGATCGAAGGAGCATGCGTATAGAGGTCACCTGTAACCACTGTGCCCGTCGCCTGGTTTTCTTCAACAAGTGTAGCCTGCTTCTGCATGCCCGTGAGCACAAGGACAAGGGGCTTGTCATGCAGTGCTCACATTTGGTCATGAGGCCTGTAGCCCTTGACCAGATGGTGGGGCAGCCAGACATCACACCCTTGCTGCCTGTGGCTGTCCCACCTGTTCCTGGACCTTTGGCCTTGCCTGTTTTGGGCAAGGGGGAGGGGGCTGTCACTTCCTCTACCATCACTACAGTTGCCACTGAAGCTCCTGTGCTGCCACTCCCAACAGAGCCCCCTGCTCCCCCTACTGCCTCTGTTTACACGTGCTTTCGCTGTCTGGAGTGCAAAGAGCAGTGCCGGGACAAGGCTGGCATGGCAGCCCATTTCCAGCAGCTGGGCCCTCCTGCACTCGGGTCTACCAGCAAT GTGTGTCCGTCCTGCCCCATGATGCTCCCCAATCGCTGCAGCTTCAGTGCCCACCAGCGCACACATAAGAATCGAGCCCCCCATGTGTGTCCCGAGTGTGGGGGTAACTTCCTACAAGCTAATTTTCAGACCCATCTTCGAGAGGCCTGTCTGCATTTCTCTCGCCGTGTAGGATACAG GTGCCCTAGCTGTGCAGTGGTGTTTGGGGGTGTGAACTCCATCAAGTCCCACATCCAGGCATCACACTGCGAAGTTTTCCACAAGTGCCCCATCTGCCCCATGGCCTTCAAGTCTGCACCCAGCGCCCATGCCCACCTCTACTCCCAGCATCCAAGCTTCCTCACCCAGCAAGCCAA GCTGATCTATAAGTGTGCCATGTGTGATACGGTCTTCACTCACAAACCCCTCCTCTCCTCACACTTTGACCAGCACTTACTGCCCCAGCGTGTCAGTGTCTTTAAGTGCCCGTCTTGTCCTCTGCTTTTTGCCCAAAAAAGAACCATGCTGGAGCATCTCAAG AACACTCACCAGTCTGGACGTGTGGGGGAAGAGGCAGTTGGGAAAGGGGCTGGAGGTGCCCTTTTGACCCCCAAGACTGAGCCTGAGGAGCTGGCTGTGTCTCAGGCAGAGGCAGCCCCTGCTACTGAGGAGTCTTCCTCATCTTCTGAAGAGGAGCTGCCTAGCTCCCCTGAGCCACCCCGACCAACCAAAAGAGCCCGACGAGGAGAACTGGGAAACAAAGGCAtcaaaggtgggggtggggggcctgGGGGCTGGACTTGTGGCCTTTGTCACTCCTGGTGTCCTGAGCGTGACGAGTATGTGACTCACATGAAGAAGGAACATGGTAAG TCAGTGAAAAAGTTCCCCTGTCGCCTGTGTGAGCGCTCCTTTTGCTCTGCCCCAAGCCTGAGGCGCCATGTCAGGGTCAACCATGAGGGAATCAAGCGAGTTTACCCATGCAG GTATTGTACAGAGGGAAAGCGCACCTTCAGTAGTCGCCTGATCCTGGAGAAGCATGTTCAGGTCCGGCACGGCTTGCCTCTTGGGACCCAGTCTTCTGGCCGAGGAGGCTCCCTGGCTCGAGGCTCTGGTGGCAGAGCCCAG GGGCCAGGACGGAAACGCCGCCAGTCTTCTGACTCATGCAGTGAGGAGCCTGACAGTACAACACCACCAGCCAAGTCCCTGAGGGGTGGCCCTGGGTCAGGAGGCCACGGTCCTCTGCGCTATAGAAGCAGTGGCTCAGCAGAACAGAGCCTTGTGGGGTTGAGGGTGGATGGTGGCACTCAGCAGTGCCTTGACTGTGGCTTGTGCTTTGCTTCCCCTGGTTCCCTGAGCCGCCACCGGTTCATTAGCCACAAGAAGAGACGGGCCGGGGGTAAGGCCAGTGTCCTGGGGCTGGGGGATGGGGAAGAAGCAGCTCCTCCTTTACGCTCTGACCCAGAGGGTGGAGACTCACCTTTGCCTGCTCCTGGAGACCCTCTGACTTGTAAGGTCTGTGGCAAGAGCTGTGACAGCCCTCTAAACCTCAAGACCCATTTCCGCACGCATGGCATGGCATTCATCAGGGCCCGGCAGGGAGGCAGTGGGGACAACTAG